A genomic segment from Antedon mediterranea chromosome 6, ecAntMedi1.1, whole genome shotgun sequence encodes:
- the LOC140051212 gene encoding uncharacterized protein, with the protein MLSIFQMLLCCVSIPGTMSCWSTSDCPVCPEEQKTTTTQPSLTLISGVEASPPILSDEQSDILRELGDQLDSLSCDKLENTVYNTTQLPSPPIELDGNQAMILKDVFPELKNNNTGQNNQTNGCNQIETGLSKKRSVNAANVCAFETADIALNLALDKRGSPVYVAQNTRYNLLQMFQENLCLSTDCGGGLQCSCNNQFTHNAMAVVSYLKGNNLRFYQADIQLRSCSGFV; encoded by the exons ATGTTGTCTATTTTCCAAATGCTATTGTGTTGTGTGTCAATACCGGGCACAATGTCTTGTTGGAGTACATCAGATTGCCCCGTGTGCCCCGAAGAACAGAAGACAACAACTACACAGCCCAGCTTAACTTTGATCTCCGGTGTAGAAGCATCACCACCCATACTCTCGGATGAACAGTCAGACATCCTTCGAGAATTAGGTGATCAACTAGACAGCCTATCATGTGACAAATTGGAGAATACTGTTTACAATACAACACAACTTCCTTCACCACCGATAGAGTTAGACGGCAACCAGGCGATGATTCTCAAAGATGTTTTTCCCGAGCTTAAAAATAACAACACAGGTCAAAATAACCAGACAAATGGTTGTAACCAGATTGA AACTGGGTTGTCTAAAAAACGGAGTGTTAACGCCGCAAACGTGTGTGCATTTGAAACCGCAGATATAGCCCTTAACCTTGCGCTAGATAAGCGTGGATCTCCTGTTTACGTGGCACAG AACACGCGATACAACCTTCTACAAATGTTTCAAGAAAACCTTTGCTTGAGTACTGACTGCGGGGGAGGCTTACAATGCTCTTGCAACAATCAATTTACTCACAACGCAATGGCTGTTGTGAGTTATCTGAAAGGGAATAATCTCAGATTCTACCAAGCAGACATACAGTTACGTTCTTGTTCAGGTTTTGTATAG
- the LOC140052118 gene encoding uncharacterized protein, whose translation MLSIFQMLLCCVSIPGTMSCWSTSDCPVCPVTDSDGEQKPTTTQPSLTLISGVEASPPILSNEQSDILRQLGDQLDSLSCEELENTIYNTTRLPLPPIELDVSQAMILIDIFPELKKTNADRPTENEINACNEFETDFLKSVNAANVCAFDTADIALNLALDKHGFPVYVTQDTRYNLLQMFQENLCLSTDCGGGLQCSCNNQLTHNARAVVSYLKGNDFRFYKADIQLRSCSGFV comes from the exons ATGTTGTCTATTTTCCAAATGCTATTGTGTTGTGTGTCAATACCGGGCACCATGTCTTGTTGGAGTACATCAGATTGCCCCGTGTGCCCCGTGACAGACTCTGATGGAGAACAGAAGCCAACTACTACACAGCCCAGCTTAACTTTGATCTCCGGTGTAGAAGCATCACCACCCATACTCTCGAATGAACAGTCAGACATCCTTCGACAATTAGGTGACCAACTAGACAGCCTGTCGTGCGAAGAATTAGAGAATACTATCTATAATACCACACGACTTCCTTTACCACCGATAGAGTTAGATGTCAGCCAGGCCATGATTCTCATAGACATTTTTCCTGAACTTAAAAAAACCAATGcagataggcctacagaaaACGAGATAAATGCTTGTAACGAGTTTGA AACTGACTTTTTGAAAAGTGTTAACGCCGCAAACGTGTGTGCATTTGATACCGCAGATATAGCCCTTAACCTTGCGCTAGATAAGCATGGATTCCCCGTTTATGTTACACAG GACACGCGATACAACCTTCTACAAATGTTTCAAGAAAACCTTTGCTTGAGTACTGACTGCGGGGGAGGCTTACAATGCTCTTGCAACAATCAATTGACACACAACGCAAGGGCTGTTGTAAGTTATCTGAAAGGGAATGATTTCAGATTCTACAAAGCAGACATACAGTTACGTTCTTGTTCAGGTTTTGTATAG